AATAACATAGCTGGAATGGAATGAATCCTTGTAAAATAACTGCACTGATTTGTGTCCAAACCTGCTTGTGTGCAGTagcggtttttggcacgggcgaaGCAGGCAGCTGCCTGAggcagcattttttcatgacacatggggggcggcacgagcacttaaaaaaaaagaaaaatcttctGTGCTGCGAAGCCAAATGTCTTCAAATGAAAGGAATGAAACGTTGATAATAAAGAACAGTGATTTAATAGTGATAAAGGGATGGTGCACTCCCAGGCCGGTGGGCAGTTGTATCCGCGCTAACGGCTAATTGTTGTGTTATCAtcaacagtttgtccaccacttgtttttggctcagtttGATCAAGGGGCAAAGAGTTTTAAGGGGAGTTCTGCTTACCGCAGGTTCTACCCTCACTCCCTcatctgtccctctcctcctgcgtctcctcctcactgtgcatgCCACTGCTGCCGACACAGACAccaccactatcatcagccaTGGGAGCTGATGAAGGTCCTGCTACTGCCGAAACAAAACATGTCTGTCAATTTGACACATTTGGCAGCGTCTGCCTGAAGGGCCTGTTTCCTTTTCTCACGCAGCTTCTCTGCACCTCCTTTGCGTTTCTTCGCCATGATCTCTATCACTATTCTAGCCTGGCAGATGCACACTGAGCTACGTGTTTCATGGGCCACGTctgtcagaagaaaaaaaacctagcCTATGTGATATTTTTGACTAAAGTGTTTGGGGCCAGCCCAGTGTCAACTGAAAAAATAATGGGCCGCCGATCTAGGCCTACCACTTTTATGGGCCGGTTCATGGGCCAgacaaaagaaatacaaaataattttttttttaaaaagtgtcgGCAGTTGGCCCAAAAAGCAcgtcggcccaccgggaaagtgCCCgcgtatgccagatggccagtccgcccttggctgtagcctacattcaccacttTGAACCAGAGGCAGAATATAAAGTAGGCCTAATCTCtaattattccttcacagcgctgtgcaatgcgagaaaatctcagagctgaaccgggcagacacagcacttttcatcaTACTCACCCTGGGTTAATTAAGTTTAGCCTActgctaactaataacattatcgtcgccaaaatacccccgcgaatcaaatcccctacttcaccgaCGAGCCACTTCGCTGATGATCATAGCCTACAACAccgtcgctctctctctctctctctctctctctctcgctctctctctctctctctctctctctctctctctctctgtgcacacacacacaaacagtccggttctggtggtcgatgaacgcagatatgtgcGCTGATTAGGTCTCGTAACGAGCCAGGTGGGTAGCGCACTATCGAGGCCATGACTgataatgtctgattactccacattgttATTGTCTTGCccagggtgtaattcaatgtagaaccgccactgcttGTGTGCATGTTGAATATGTGTGCTGGTATACTTTGCTAAAAGACATGTACTTAAATGAAATAAGTTGCTTTTTTAAGAACAGAGAGAAGCAGCCTACTGAATACAGGCTGGGAGAGGGTTTACATTATCTGAGATTATCAGATTATCAGTTAAATTTTGACTCAACCTTGACAAACACTCATGATACCAATATCACTGCAACAAAAGCTGCTTAGTTtgtaaaacaaacagaacattaaaatgaaaaggtgagaaaaaaattaagaacacatgagaaaaaaatgtttgtttgtaaatttggttCAGTAGCTTTAAGACTAATTCTGATAGTAAACTCCAAAGAGTTACCATCCAGAGAAGAGGATCATGACTCATTTTCAGTCATATTCATGCTTGGACACAAAAAAAGTGGTGTTTGTTGAGGGGTTTTCAAATTTATACCAATACAATTTTCAGATAATCCAATGGGATTTTAAAGGTGTGTCATTTGTATGAGCTAAAAAGTAGGAGAACTAACAAATCATTAATATGGTTTTCACTTGTTATAactactgtatatctgtgtttttctgcatAGTTGTATATTTGTTATTGGCACAATTAaccacaaaacacaaacatactcaTTCGAAAGCAGAcctttatacatatatacaaaaagaaaaacaaagtctCCGCACATAAGAGGAAACCAGTCAAAGAAAGTTTCATTTCGTCTGCAAAGAAGTCGTTCTGGAAAATCACAAGAGATGAATATTGACAATGAGATGTAAATGCAgtaaaacagagtgaaacacaAGAAGCCGTTGTAATGAACACGGAGCAGCTCTGCACCAGCGTCTTTGAGGGAAACACTAAATGTTTAAAATGGTACACCATAAAAATGTCTCGTAGAAGTTCTGCCTACTTCTCTTTACTGTGGTGTTTGAATCTGACACATTAGACACattacacactcatacacacacaatatccACAAGCCGCAGACCAAAGCTTTATTATTTTGATTTTCTATAGGTTGCTGGATTTAATGCATAATTATGAGAGCAGAGACAGAGCCTGTTAAATATGAAATCAAAATTGCCATTTTCTCACAAGCAAAATGGAAGGGTTGAGATAAGATATAACAATGATTCTGTTAGCATTCAACAGCCCCCATGAGACTCATACGATGTTGTTTGAATGCTCACATAAATTACTGTTCACTTGTCGTGTCCTAAATGACATATTTGGCAGCAGTCTGAGAACACACCAGATCCTGATTTCATTTGAATCATACTGCCAGCTTCACACTCACCCACACACCCTTTCATTTTGAGACGTGGCTATACCTGAcactttaaacatttaacaGTTACTCAGAGCAACACACGCCCatacaaactcaaacacacacattcagaagtAGCTCTCAGCACTGGTTAGCTCTTTCATGTGGCCAAAGCCAAGAAGCCAAGGAGCCAAGcccatgttcattttttttgcagGCTCTCCATGCTCTGAGTCTGTCTGGTTTATTTTTCTTACAGCATCAAAAGTGTCTCCGATCCATTGCTGAGTTCCCCATTTGGAAGATTTACTGGCTTGGTCTCTGAACCTTCGTTTCAGCTCATCTCACTGTGATTCCACTTATAtcaaacacgcacacagatgcatactgtacagacagacatataacCAGCAATGCAAAGGGATTGGGATCCTTAAGGACCCAACATGGGATATCTTTACTCTAATATAGACAGAATTGTGTGCTCAGCATCATTATTATGGAACGAAATTAAATATATGAAAATATGACTTATATTTTATATGGTTATTATTGAACTCAACCATGCATGTATATGCATCGTCTTCAAGTAAACCATCCAAAATAAAGCAAAGTTTTAATTTAGTGAGATTGTTTGCcattctcctccctctccattCTCTCTGTAAACTACAGCACAGCACCGGCTGAGTTCTGATGTTTCAGGATTCGTTTGTATCCGTTGTTGtgggaaaaatataaaaactctcAGAGAAACAGAAAGCCATCACATTTCTGATCTTGCTGCCCCGAGCCAAAGtagttacttttacttttaaatgcCTGCGGGATGGGCCAGATTCTCAATTAAAAATGACCAGGATTGCAGGCAGGACTGCTCTTCATTTCTACAGGTGGGAGTGGGAAGGTGCATCAACAGAAGCAGATGGTAACCATGCAGACTTGAATGTGTgggcacacaaacatacagtacatacatacaaagaCGGACCAACACAAATGTTAAATAAGCGTCCAGTTTGTGATACATTATGGTTGAACTGGTTGATTTGGGAGCTTGATGTATTTCCCCAAAAATTTGACCTTGCAACTTCTGAAACAAGCAGTTTCACTCCAGActaaacaaataaataccacTAGGAAAAAAGTTACATAGAGGTGAAAGTTGTGTTCATTTAAGATTTTAACATTCAGAACAAATCACAATTTACTGCTTTGCAAAGTCACTGAAGTCGCTCAAATTCCACACACCAGAGTCCATTTGACGCCAGTCCCGTTTAGCACTTTCTCAAGTTCCAACTTTGTATAGGCATCTTTATTATACATCAAGTCTGCTTCAAAATTTACAGCCATATGTCATTATTAGCTGGAGCTACAAGACCAGCAATATATTACTGCACTTCTGTAGTTGGGCTGGATCCCACTCAAAGTCACAAACGGCCCATTTTGGGTCCTGAGCCGTAGGTTAAAAAACATGCATGTTCTGTAGAGAGTCTCTTGCCAGTTCAGTTCATGCTTCGGTCCTCTTCGAAACCTGTTTCCTTGGCCATTTTGTATCAAACAcgactgataaaaaaaacaaaaaacaaaaagcatctTGACATTCTACACGGTTCAGTATGCTGAATTAATGACCAGTAACCAGTGacaataaaaacacagttttatcCAATAGATATTTCATCGGAAACATGATTTTGACCAATTCAAATATTTCTGTGTTTGGCCAAAAATGTCTGGTAGTAATGACCCTGGTTAAGACtcattaaaaccatttaaaacaGATGTCTTGAGGAAAAagttcttttttaagataacTGGGAAAGTCTTGATTGTGCCTCATCTAATAGCAgctaaacatttcttttttttccccagaaatgtacagagaaaaaaattacaatttgtAGATCAAACTGGACCTGATGTTGAGATGTTACTTTTGTCCTACATAGCAATAATCATATTTCCTATATCTGTACACTATACTCATGTGGGAATCCAAACAATCAGAATAGGatagagcattttttttctgacattataAAACACATCAGATCCACCGTGCCTGTTTACTTTTTCCAGCACTAAGCTCTCTGTTGCGTGGCAGAGCCAGATATGTCTGTAAACTTTACCAGCTAACACTTGTGAACCTAAGGAGAACACAATGGCAACatctcctgcagtgtgtgtgtgtgtgtgtgtgtgtgtgtgtgtgtgtgtgtgtgtgtgtgtgtgtgtgtgtgtgtgtacagctaTTACATCCTGGGAAAGCTGATCTGTAACCTCATCAAAGCTGTcgccctgcttttctctgccttTCATCTTTGCGGTCACGGTCAGTCATTTCGCAGTAAGACCCCGCCAATCTGAAGACACCAGTAGAACTCTCACTGAAAGTGAACTGTTGGTATATATCCATTTAGGGAAAAAGATGCATAATACATTGCTACTATAATACAGTGCTATTTACTGCTATTCACACCCTACAGTAAATAATTACCTTCTCAACGCCCTTTATTTAACTATCactattattttccaaaaaacaCCTACATCACAgagaacatttaaacattttgtttggaAAATGCTGCTTGCAACTGCAATACCATAACTTTGAGAAACATATTCGAAATCTTAAGCATTTTGCATGTTTCTGTGAGTATGCTTTTCAAAGCATACTGAATTTAATGGAAACCAGTGCCTGCCTGGAAGGTACAAAATCAATCTAAACACATCTGTTCTGCTTTGGAGAATAATTGGCAGTGTGTATGTGATTTATAATCAAGCCACCAGTATGGTCCTTTAAGGCAGCACTCACTTCAGAGGGGTTGGATGCTTTTTCAAATGTGGAATATCTACTATTGTAAttttttcttctctgtagaGGCTCCAAATCCAAAACATGCTTTGCCATGTCCTTGTCACAACACAGACTCAGTTAAACTGAGTGATCTGGATGTGCGGTTCATCCTTCATTCAACATGCTACGCAGCCTAAGGTTCtactttttcctttttattcacAAGTCTTTTGTCCTCCTGTACATACTTCAGTTTGTTTGCGTGTAACTTAGTTTTAAAGTTTGTCACTATAATGAAAGGATGCCTTTTTTTTGTAGGTAAGTGCATGCGCATATTATAGTctctgtacatacagtatgtgtgtgtgtcagtgtataAGTTAAGTGTgcgtacatgtgtgtgtcttagtgtggaCATTACCAtaagtgtgtctgtgggtgtgtgtgtgtgtgtgtgtgtgtgtgtgtgtatatgtgtgtgtgtgtgtgtgtgtgcgcgcgcgcttATGTCACTGAAAATCCGCCCTCCTGTTCTGTGACACATTCAAGCGCTCCTCGGTGCCCTTTGCTGCGGCTTGCTCCTGCTCTTCCTCCCTGCtgctcttcctccccctccagctccacctcctcctcctcctcctcctcctcttcctcctcccccgTGCTTGTGCCTCtcccccttctctttctctttgttcGGCTTCACCATGATGTCACTGTGGCGACGGTGGTTGCGTGGGGGGCGGTATCCTAGCGCCCGGCAATGCTGGCCGAGGTTTCCAGGGTGAATCAGTGCCATCACGTCCTCGTACCAGGGCTGGGTCCCTGCGCTCTGATAAGACGAGGCGGACCAGGAAGCGAGGAGGCGATTGGCCGAGGGGCTCCAGACAGCGAGGCGGACAGTGACGGCGGTCCAGTGGTAGCCGTGCTCTTCCACCTGGCAGTGGTAGACGCCGCCGTGAGACAGCTCAGCTTGACGAATCAGGACACCCCGTTCAATCACTACCAGCTGGTCACCTGTTACcacctggagagagagagagagagagagagagagagagagagagagagagagagagatcagatGCTGAGCACTTGTGTTTTTGGCAGTCTGGCTAATGTCCATAAATTAGAGATGAGGGACTTGTGGAGgactctgctctgtctttgcAATTATTGGCAGTCGCTGTACTGGAAGGCAGGGGTGCTAcctgcattttaaaataaagtagatgggtcgccactgtcgcactatgcttgctcttgggggaattactagaattgttgggactttataaattatagagtgtggtctagacctactctatctgtaaagtgtctcgagataactcttgttatgattttatactataaataaaattgaattgaattgaattgatttggCATTGGAAACTCGAGAGAATTTAATAAGAGTTGGACAaagttgatgtgtgtgtgtgtgtgtgtgtgtgtgtgtgtgtgtgtgtgtgtgtgtgcgtgtgtgtgcgtgtgtgtgtatacctggtTTAGTTCCGGACTGTTCTCTCCAGCCTGTTTGTACCAGGTAACAGCAGCGTGTCTGGATCGTGGCAGACACTCCAGGTAGGTGCTGTTGCCCTCGGCAACCATCATCATCCTCTGctccgcctccacctgcagcccGGCTGAATGACAGCAAGGGAAAGATGTGACTGATTATAcatctgttttttgtttaattttaattcAGTTTGCttccttttttccctctttcattttttttttttatcaatttatcaCAGATTTTATGTGTTGGCCTATTtacaaaatgtctttattttcagTATGTTTTACTCATTTATGGAGTTTATCTGGATGAAGGTTCTAAGAATGGAGGGTGTTGTATGTTGTGCTGATTGATGATGACTGTAAAGCTCCTTCATAACATATTCAatcatatattttttattttgggccatataaataaaattgactagAATGTTGTAACTAGTTTCATCTAAATGTATTATTGTATCTTACTGTAGCTGAGGCATTATTAAATTGTTACAGTAATTGCCTGCCAAAGGTTACACTACGTTGATTGTGGCTGTAAGTACTGCTGAATGAACCAATACTTTACAGTAAATTAGCTTCTCACCTCCCTGTCTGACACACTGAGTTAGCGGATCCTCATCCTCCCCTAAGTGACGAGCATTCCTCCTGTAGAGAAAAGTATATGAAATTACAGTAAACAAAGAATTACAACCTGCTAGTCGCAAGAGGTTGCAATGTTTATTACACCCTGTAGTGTGGAAGTGTTTGACTTAGCGAACAATACAAAGACAGTAATAATAAGGTTTAATCCACTTAGAACATTATTGGATTTTGTGTTTCATGTAAATATGTCTGTCATACTTTGTAATGAAAAAGTGTTGGTCAAGTGGAAGATTTCAGTTCAGATGTAATTTGAGCCACATTTCAAACTATCAACAAATGTGGTTAAAATCTGATTTAAGAAGATCAATTCCATGTGTTTGTCCTTTCCTATTCAGACTTTTGTGAATCTTTTTAACTTGTAAGAGATATGCTACATAGCCAGATTAATGTTGTTTGGATAAACAGATCAAATTAGTCATCTCTACCTGCGTACGGTGGGCATGAAGGGGCTGCAGGCGTGTCCGTCCCAGGTGCAGTATGGGTCCCTGGCCAGGCAGCACTCAGCACAGGCCTGGCCATACAGCTCACACTGGTACAGGGCCAGCTGGGACACACCCTCCCTGGAGCCCACAAACAACCACTGctagaagaggaggaggaggaggaggaggaggaggaggaggaggaggaggaaaggaagaGGGGCATGAAATTTAGAGATAGAGGAGAAAACAATGGACAACAGGGGGAAGGAGGAAACAGAGTAAAGGATGGTGAGATAAGATGATGAAGAGGGAAGGAGGAATGGAAGtaggaaagaggaggagagtaaAAAATGaaggagagacaagagagaaaggagagccAAGGACATTTAGTTTGCTCCCGTAAAACAGAGATGCATTGACAATCAACAGCTGAACCAGATACATCTTCACTCTCTGAGTCACACATCCAACTCGCACTGTAACAATATCCATGTGTGGCcacagggagtgtgtgtgtgtgtgtgtgtgtgtgtgtgtgtgtgtgtgtgtgtgtgtgtgtgtgtgtgtgtgtctgtctgtgagagagagggagaaacatggTGATGCTTGCTTTTTATAATCttgatatgtgtatgtgtgtgtggaccagcttttatttttatttcatgaaacccagactattttaataatgcaaggtgtatttgtgtgtgtgtgtgtgtgtgtgtgtgtgtgtgtgtgtgtgtatatgtgtggcaTCTCTTCATTACTGCACCCACTGAAGTAGAGTAACCATAGCAACTGGTGATGAAGCTGTCCTTGGAGATACAAGGTGGAGAGATGAGTGATAAGTGTGatgttgtgcgtgtgtgtgtgtgtgtgtgtgtgtgtgtgtgtgtgtgtgtgtgtgtgtgtgtgtgtgtgtgtgtgtgtgtgtgtaggggagttTGGAAGTTTGGAAGTTTGAAAGtgagtttctgtctgtctctctcatttGTTACCTTTTTCTTTGAGAGTGTCATGGCTGTCACAGGTGATTTGTGCtgtgaggaagagagaaaagaaatccAGTTCAAATTGAgacaaacaagaaaagaaactgTCGCactcatacacagacagacagacagatagatagatagatagatagatagatagatagatagataaaagaGAGGGTCAACTAACACATTGAATAAGGCATTTGTCTAAACCGCTTTGGGAGCGGCTGCAAACCacaatcattttaaacatttttaaataattaggAGAGCTGATCTCATAGTCTGGTAATCATCCATATCATTTCAAATGGGTTTCACAATGCACATACTTTACAATAGAGAGCAGAAAAAAGCAAACTCCGATCTCAGACAAAGAAATCTAAACCACATCAGAGAGTTCAAGAGTCAATACAGAGTTTTTCATGAATTTGAGCCTCCAGTGGAATTAATATTGAGCTGAACTGGGAATATTGTGAACTGTGGTTGTAGGAAAATATAGTTTTTTACAGTCTAACACGATAACTATGTGCAGCTGTAGAATTTTATGCTACATTTTTGAGTCTTGGTAAGTAACAAGTCTTGAATAAAAGCATTTGCTACATTTCATGTGTAGCTAttggtttccattcattttcatattttcataATCCCTGGTATGGAAATTGAATTGTGTTTTGTACAGAAGGAGTTTGCTGTACCTGAAAGACCTGCAGCTGCTCCAGAGTGACCTCCTGACTCTGACCGTGTTCTCTGGGCAGATGGATGGCCTTCAGCACCAGGCCTGAGTCTGTAGAATTAAACCATTATTGTGaaacaacatacaacatacacattGGGAGTAAAGATCCACTGCACACACTCTACCTGTGCCGATAAACAGGACGTCGTAGGTGCCGTCCACGGCCTCCACTCTGTCCACCAGCAGTTTGCTGAATTTGTAGTGAACACCAACTCTGACCAGGAGGGGGCGCTCTCCCAGCGGCAGCACGTTTTCCTAAAACAGTGTGACAGTTTAGGGTTGTCATTTTCAGATTCAGAAAACATTACATGTGAATGAAcaatgccatttattttattgtgtttttgttaaatcatttttgtcagtgttgcGACTGGTGTCCCTTTGGTGAGGACTGTCGGCTGATTTAATATGTTAATCTTGCTTAAGAATTGGAATAAATAGAGTGCGCTTGACCCCTCTGTAAAATATTCCACCATCTAATTGAATGAGATtggtgtaatttaaaaaaaaaagtgaaatatcaGCCGAACCTGCAGCAGTGGGTGAGTCCTGCTGAAAAAGATGACGTCGTCAGGATACTCTCTGGTCGAGCTGTAACTTCCATATGTGCTGCTGGGACACTGAGAGAGATAAataaagaaacagagagaaaaagaaaaggataaGAATGTTTGGAAGACACTGAGAAATATTTATTCAATACATGTGATGTAGTTCAACTTAAAAACAATTGCCTGAAGGAGTTTTGAGTAACTTACAGTTCCTGGTCGCGGGTAGGGCACCTTGCCTGTAAACTCTGCCCACTTATACAGAGGCCCCTCCTTATGAAGGAAGTTTCCCTTGAAAGCCCGAACCACATCCTCCATTCGATAAACGCACACTGCTGAACCATTCAGGATATCACTGCAGATAGACAAGAAAGAAAGGAGAACTGTCATTCATCAAAGTCAAACTCATATATAATCTTTCCATTTGTTATTCCTCCAGCATACATGAATAAACACATACACTGAGTATGTCTTTGATGAATTCACTTTGTGAGTTGCAATGGTCTTAAAGCAGCAAATTAAATAATGaagtgatatactgtatgtactgtatgaagAGCTGTGAGTCATTGTGGTTTTTCAGCTTGAACGCATCAATTCACTGAATGTGGTCCAACCCAAAGTCCAACTTGGATGAATGTGCTGCTTTCAGCACATCAGTCCCCACCCCAACACATCCCATCCACTGTGGCTAAGATCATGGTTAAGATTTTGGCTAAGTGTATCTGAATTACAGATTCCAGTTGAGTTTGACAAGCAGAGCCGCCCAGAAACAGAACAGATAGAAAAGCAGTGTGTGATATTTTAGGATGGTTTCCTTCAGCTCAGATGGCTGACACATCACAGTATGTTTAGTCTAATTTTCTCTGGAGGGAAGCTTCTTTTCTTCCCTTCTCAGAAAGGTCAGAGGTCTCTGTAGCTGGTATGGATTTTAGTTGCTCAATGGTACTTCAGAAAGGATAATAATAGTAATTTTAATTTAAGTGTAATTAATGGACCAGTTATGTATAGTATCTCAGATGAAATtcccaaacaaacaaaagaagggATGTATGACTGAATAAGTTAATAAATGAGCATAAATATGAATCagtgaatgaaaaaaaacaagcaaaccaacaaa
The genomic region above belongs to Sander lucioperca isolate FBNREF2018 chromosome 12, SLUC_FBN_1.2, whole genome shotgun sequence and contains:
- the sema3h gene encoding sema domain, immunoglobulin domain (Ig), short basic domain, secreted, (semaphorin) 3H isoform X2, coding for MCSLVTAVLLAHLGATLTGAWRASQPRLQFTHSELIQNGRLLTLPLVAGDLHSLQPDEDRRRLYVAMKDNLLSTSLDDITQNPRKLYWPASPDRVQECLMAGKDPELECANFLRVLQPFNQTHLYVCGTGAFNPRCAFIATSVFQQSEHQTLSYSQTECGKGKCPYDPFQKTASAVVDGELYAGITSDFMSRDSAFFRSLGSRHVIRTEQYDSTWLQDAQFVRVAPLSETDNSEDDKVYVFFTERAQEAEGAAGKVLYSRVARVCKNDIGGQRSLVNKWSTFQKARMVCSVPGPDGLQTHFDQLQDIFILQAKDKKNPLIYGLFTTSSDILNGSAVCVYRMEDVVRAFKGNFLHKEGPLYKWAEFTGKVPYPRPGTCPSSTYGSYSSTREYPDDVIFFSRTHPLLQENVLPLGERPLLVRVGVHYKFSKLLVDRVEAVDGTYDVLFIGTDSGLVLKAIHLPREHGQSQEVTLEQLQVFQHKSPVTAMTLSKKKWLFVGSREGVSQLALYQCELYGQACAECCLARDPYCTWDGHACSPFMPTVRRRNARHLGEDEDPLTQCVRQGAGLQVEAEQRMMMVAEGNSTYLECLPRSRHAAVTWYKQAGENSPELNQVVTGDQLVVIERGVLIRQAELSHGGVYHCQVEEHGYHWTAVTVRLAVWSPSANRLLASWSASSYQSAGTQPWYEDVMALIHPGNLGQHCRALGYRPPRNHRRHSDIMVKPNKEKEKGERHKHGGGGRGGGGGGGGGAGGGGRAAGRKSRSKPQQRAPRSA
- the sema3h gene encoding sema domain, immunoglobulin domain (Ig), short basic domain, secreted, (semaphorin) 3H isoform X1, with the translated sequence MCSLVTAVLLAHLGATLTGAWRASQPRLQFTHSELIQNGRLLTLPLVAGDLHSLQPDEDRRRLYVAMKDNLLSTSLDDITQNPRKLYWPASPDRVQECLMAGKDPELECANFLRVLQPFNQTHLYVCGTGAFNPRCAFIATSVFQQSEHQTLSYSQTECGKGKCPYDPFQKTASAVVDGELYAGITSDFMSRDSAFFRSLGSRHVIRTEQYDSTWLQDAQFVRVAPLSETDNSEDDKVYVFFTERAQEAEGAAGKVLYSRVARVCKNDIGGQRSLVNKWSTFQKARMVCSVPGPDGLQTHFDQLQDIFILQAKDKKNPLIYGLFTTSSDILNGSAVCVYRMEDVVRAFKGNFLHKEGPLYKWAEFTGKVPYPRPGTCPSSTYGSYSSTREYPDDVIFFSRTHPLLQENVLPLGERPLLVRVGVHYKFSKLLVDRVEAVDGTYDVLFIGTDSGLVLKAIHLPREHGQSQEVTLEQLQVFQHKSPVTAMTLSKKKQWLFVGSREGVSQLALYQCELYGQACAECCLARDPYCTWDGHACSPFMPTVRRRNARHLGEDEDPLTQCVRQGAGLQVEAEQRMMMVAEGNSTYLECLPRSRHAAVTWYKQAGENSPELNQVVTGDQLVVIERGVLIRQAELSHGGVYHCQVEEHGYHWTAVTVRLAVWSPSANRLLASWSASSYQSAGTQPWYEDVMALIHPGNLGQHCRALGYRPPRNHRRHSDIMVKPNKEKEKGERHKHGGGGRGGGGGGGGGAGGGGRAAGRKSRSKPQQRAPRSA